A genome region from Gloeocapsopsis sp. IPPAS B-1203 includes the following:
- a CDS encoding phage integrase N-terminal SAM-like domain-containing protein, translated as MRDAVRVKHYSYSTEKTYVYWIRRFILFHDKRHPNEMSTPEVTQFLTHLAVTEHVAATTQNQALNAIVFLYRVVLQQELVGINAVRAKKSRYLPTVLTPDEVQQVIFYLYGVYKLVGQLLYGRGLRLSEGLQLRVKDIDFAQQQLVIRDTKDQESRVTMLPNRVIEPLQAHLQTVRQLHQQDLDRGYGSVYLPFALERKYPHADRGLDLAVCVSC; from the coding sequence GTGCGGGATGCAGTGCGGGTTAAGCATTACTCTTATAGCACTGAGAAGACTTACGTTTACTGGATTCGCCGCTTCATTCTGTTTCACGACAAACGCCATCCCAACGAGATGAGTACACCAGAAGTCACGCAATTTCTAACTCACCTAGCTGTGACTGAACATGTTGCTGCAACTACCCAGAACCAAGCGCTCAATGCCATCGTTTTCCTTTATCGTGTCGTCCTGCAACAAGAATTAGTTGGCATTAACGCAGTGCGGGCAAAGAAATCGCGCTATTTGCCTACAGTTTTGACCCCCGATGAAGTACAGCAAGTCATTTTTTATCTGTATGGGGTGTACAAGCTAGTGGGTCAACTGCTCTATGGGAGGGGGCTACGATTAAGTGAGGGGTTGCAGTTGCGAGTTAAAGACATTGATTTCGCTCAACAGCAATTAGTAATTCGGGATACGAAGGACCAAGAGAGTCGGGTGACGATGTTGCCGAACCGTGTGATAGAACCGCTGCAAGCGCATCTTCAGACTGTGCGGCAGTTACACCAGCAAGACCTCGATCGCGGCTATGGCTCAGTCTATCTTCCGTTTGCCTTGGAGCGCAAGTACCCTCACGCTGATCGCGGCTTGGATTTGGCAGTATGTGTTTCCTGCTGA